A single genomic interval of Spinacia oleracea cultivar Varoflay chromosome 6, BTI_SOV_V1, whole genome shotgun sequence harbors:
- the LOC110792768 gene encoding uncharacterized protein produces MEVASINERGDKDEHIAATGYKLHNTWTNFRKSYYIIKLQFIFKNLIFQIILSLSLSIILYFISLPSLILHGLNTYIHPDDANLTNQTQSSGPKVAIRRPSDQNVNGSSELRNRKKPREKLFEFDETKAQIFRLRLGDAQICSRLYFDSFRSFNCFVVAFTCFLLHKYLILNVGESDNDKDNVDDDYTTSGVLKSGSLVPIVIGVLGFFRVLISLFRVSIERSTFKRSERGLGLVIGALGFFASLVICVGVYPWLFDFEFSSIDGYGKLFVSLLSGFITGFLYLAAGKNARAFWLGTDQIRCNLPIISCGWFSQVIFCAYYLLLGFTSLLWINLFGELLVNKNIDGGRNGVSSSLVGNVGMSEPDFVKFRLLCLLLSGLLQVIALRWYVQTFLNEAVLSWYQRLHASVVPYTEYSRAKVFLHNHYLCLAVIQFFAPAALVLLSLGLSQVDEGLFENFEVACVLLPCSAFVKEVALFLAWWVSFVWFVFTSTYLAFYSRGILYIS; encoded by the exons ATGGAAGTTG CTTCAATTAATGAGAGGGGAGACAAAGATGAGCATATTGCAGCAACTGGGTACAAGTTACACAACACGTGGACTAATTTTAGGAAAAGCTACTACATAATTAAGTtgcaatttatttttaaa AACCTGATCTTCCAAATCATCCTCTCACTATCACTCTCAATCATCCTCTACTTCATCTCTCTCCCATCTCTAATTCTCCACGGTCTCAACACTTACATCCACCCAGATGATGCTAACCTCACTAATCAAACCCAATCATCTGGGCCCAAAGTCGCCATTAGAAGACCTTCTGATCAGAATGTTAATGGATCTTCTGAGCTAAGGAACAGGAAGAAACCCAGGGAGAAATTGTTCGAGTTTGATGAGACTAAAGCTCAGATCTTTCGATTGAGATTAGGTGATGCTCAAATTTGTTCTCGCCTTTACTTTGATAGTTTTAGAagttttaattgctttgttgtTGCCTTTACTTGCTTTTTGTTGCACaagtatttgattttgaatgtGGGTGAAAGTGATAATGATAAAGACAatgttgatgatgattataCGACTTCTGGGGTTTTGAAGAGCGGATCTTTAGTTCCAATTGTGATTGGGGTTTTAggtttttttagggttttgatttcctTGTTTCGTGTTTCCATTGAAAGATCTACGTTTAAGAGGTCTGAAAGGGGGTTAGGGTTAGTGATTGGAGCATTGGGGTTTTTTGCATCTCTTGTGATCTGCGTTGGGGTGTATCCTTGGTTGTTTGACTTTGAATTTAGCTCAATTGATGGATATGGGAAGCTGTTTGTGTCCCTCCTTTCGGGCTTTATCACCGGGTTTTTGTACTTGGCCGCGGGTAAGAATGCTCGAGCCTTTTGGCTGGGAACGGATCAAATAAGATGTAATTTGCCTATAATTTCATGTGGATGGTTTTCTCAAGTTATCTTCTGTGCATACTATTTGCTATTGGGGTTCACTTCCTTGCTTTGGATCAACCTGTTTGGCGAACTTCTTGTTAACAAAAACATTGACGGTGGTAGAAATGGGGTGAGTTCGAGTTTGGTTGGCAATGTGGGTATGTCCGAACCCGACTTTGTTAAGTTTAGGCTGTTGTGTTTGCTTCTTTCGGGGTTGTTGCAAGTTATTGCATTGCGTTGGTACGTGCAAACTTTCTTGAACGAGGCAGTGTTATCGTGGTACCAAAGGTTGCACGCTAGTGTGGTTCCTTATACGGAATATAGTAGGGCGAAGGTTTTCCTGCACAATCATTACTTGTGCCTCGCGGTTATACAATTTTTTGCACCGGCAGCATTGGTGCTTCTTTCATTGGGATTGTCTCAAGTTGATGAGGGTTTATTTGAGAACTTTGAAGTGGCATGTGTTTTGCTACCATGCTCGGCTTTTGTTAAAGAGGTTGCCCTCTTCTTGGCTTGGTGGGTTTcttttgtatggtttgttttcACCTCAACGTATCTTGCTTTCTATAGCCGTGGGATTTTGTACATTTCTTGA